A window of Oncorhynchus keta strain PuntledgeMale-10-30-2019 chromosome 27, Oket_V2, whole genome shotgun sequence contains these coding sequences:
- the LOC127912332 gene encoding LOW QUALITY PROTEIN: neurotrophin-7-like (The sequence of the model RefSeq protein was modified relative to this genomic sequence to represent the inferred CDS: inserted 1 base in 1 codon), translating to MRSLLLVLLLIGIQAVLNMEGALGPVAANHSAEHHTAANHRAEQHTAANGRAEQHTAANGRAEQHTAANGRAEQHTAANGRAEHHTAANGRAEQHTAANGRAELQRMARLSVSPQQEQPAADRDTQQRPSRTRQAHRPASLPQDRSSSLGHSETDSSSSPSIPEVDPKLFSKRKYRTSSRVVFSDVPPSHHTLGERVRVRRKAGGSPCTGEYSVCDSISVWLGNLTKATDIAGNEVEVLPEVKIDNVRKRQFFYETTCRVATPRGGAGARGGASGGISKAGCRGIDSRHWNSYCTNTHTYVRALTKSKEQTAWRLIRIXAACVCVLSRKSWRH from the exons ATGAGGTCGTTGCTGTTGGTGCTCCTGCTCATTGGCATCCAGGCTGTACTGAACATGGAAGGGGCCCTGGGCCCGGTGGCTGCCAACCACAGTGCAGAACACCACACAGCAGCCAACCACAGAGCAGAACAGCACACAGCAGCCAATGGCAGAGCAGAACAGCACACAGCAGCCAATGGCAGAGCAGAACAGCACACAGCAGCCAATGGCAGAGCAGAACAGCACACAGCAGCCAATGGCAGAGCAGAACACCACACAGCAGCCAATGGCAGAGCAGAACAGCACACAGCAGCCAATGGCAGAGCAGAACTACAGAGGATGGCCCGCCTGTCAGTGTCACCTCAGCAGGAGCAGCCAGCAGCAGACAGGGATACTCAGCAGAGACCCAGCCGGACCAGACAGGCCCACAGACCAGCCTCTCTACCCCAGGACAGGAGTTCTTCCCTGGGCCACTCTGAGACagactcctcctcttccccctccatccctgAGGTGGACCCCAAACTGTTCAGCAAGCGGAAGTACCGCACCTCATCACGCGTCGTCTTCAGCGACGTACCCCCCTCTCACCACACCCTGGGGGAGA GAGTGAGGGTGAGGCGGAAGGCGGGGGGCAGCCCATGCACAGGGGAGTACTCCGTGTGCGACAGCATCAGCGTGTGGTTGGGGAACCTGACCAAGGCCACAGACATCGCCGGCAACGAGGTGGAGGTTCTGCCAGAGGTGAAGATAGACAACGTCCGCAAGAGACAGTTCTTCTACGAGACCACCTGCCGCGTGGCCACACCCCGGGGCGGAGCTGGGGCTAGGGGAGGGGCCAGTGGAGGCATTTCTAAAGCAGGGTGCCGCGGCATCGACAGCCGTCACTGGAACTCGTACTGCACCAACACGCACACGTACGTGCGCGCGCTCACCAAGTCCAAGGAGCAGACGGCGTGGAGACTGATACGCA acgcagcgtgtgtgtgtgtcctcagccGCAAGTCCTGGAGGCACTGA